The nucleotide sequence TCGACGGGACGCTCATGGGCCACAGGGCAGCGGCAGACGACGCCCTGGACAACTTTCTTCGCCTGATGGGGATCGACCCTACGCCGTCGCTGCACCACGCCTGGATTCGGGCAGAGCAGGAGCACTTCACGGCATGGCGAGACGGGAACATTAGCTTTACCGAGCAGCGACACCTCCGCATGGCGGAGCTGCTCACGGCGCTGGGGATGACAGTCGACGGCGAGGCGCAGCTGGACCAGCTCTTCACGTACTACCTGGCCGAGTACGAGCGTGCCTGGCGGGCCTACCCCGATGCGCTGCCGTGCCTGGAGGAGTTACGCAACCGCGGCTTCAAGCTCGCGGTGCTCAGCAACGGTGAGTACCGGCAGCAGGACCTAAAGCTTGAGCGGATCGGCGTCCGCAAGTTCTTCTCCTGCGTGCTCACCTCCGACTCCTTAGGGGCCGCAAAACCTCACCGGGAGGCATTAGACCGGGCAGCCGAGGTGCTCAACGCATCGAGCGCGGAACTCACCTACATCGGCGACGACGTCGAAATCGACGTGCTCGGGGCACGCGCCGCAGGCTGGCGGGCGTTCCACCTGGACCGGTCCGACATCAGCCGCATCCAGGGCTGCATCAAGTCGCTGAGTGAACTGCCCGCGCTCCTTGAGCGGTGACGAGAAGTACGCCCACTCACGAGCGTGGCCTGACCGACTGCCGCTATGCCCCATGCGCCCGGCGCGGCGCGACCGAACCGTGGGAGGTGCGCGTCGTCGTCGGGCGGGCCGACTCGACCCGCCCGGCCGACTCAGCCCCGCCGCACCAGGGGGAAGGTGATGGTCTCGCGGATGCCCTGCCCGGTCAGGGCCATAAGCAGCCGGTCCACACCCATGCCCATGCCGCCGCAAGGCGGGAAGCCCTGCTCCATGGCCACCAGGAAGTCCTCGTCCAGCACCATTGCCTCCGGGTCCCCCTTCGCAGCGGCCAGCGCCTGCGCCTCAAAGCGCTCGCGCTGGATGACCGGGTCGGCCAGCTCTGAGTAGGCGGTAGCCGTCTCGGTGCCGCGGATGTACAGGTCCCACTTCTCGGTGAGTCCCGGACGGGAGCGGTGGTAGCGCGTCAGCGGGGAGGTGTCCTCGGGGAAGTCGAAGACGAAGGTCGGCTCCCATAGGTCGTTGCCGACCGTCTCCTCGAAGATGTCCTCCACGATCTTGCCGGCCACGGCGTAGTCGTCGACCTCCAGGCCGAGCCGCTCCGCAATCCGGACCAGCTGCTCGCGGGGGTGGCGACGGTGATCTCCTCCCCCACCGCCTCGGACACGGAGGTGTACAGGTCGAGCCTGCGCCACTGGCCGGACAGGTCGTACTCGGTGCCGTCGGCCAGGCGCACGATCTCCTCGCCCTCGCTCAGGCCGAAGGCGTCGCGGGCCGCCTGCTGCACCAGGTTCTGGGTCAGCTCGGCCATGCCGTTGTAGTCGGAGTAGGCCTCGTAGGCCTCCAGGGCCGCGAACTCCGGGGAGTGGGAGGAGTCCATGCCCTCGTTGCGGAAGATCCGGCCGATCTCGAAGACCCGGTCCACTCCGCCGACCACGGCCCGCTTGAGGTAGATCTCGGTGGCGATGCGCAGGTACAGGTCCATGTCTAGCGCGTTCATGTGCGTGACGAACGGCCGGGCGGCGGCGCCACCGTGAATCGCCTGCAGCACCGGCGTCTCCAGCTCGACGTAGTCGCGCCCGTAGAAGTTCTCCCGCAGGCTGCGCACGACGGCGGCCCGCGTGCGCACCATGTCGCGGGCGGCCGGGCGAGTGAGCAGGTCCAGCTCCCGACGCCGCACCCTCTGCTCCTCCGAGAGCGTCACCGCCTCACCGGCCTCGTTGGTCCAAGTCTTGGGCAGGGGCCGCAGTGCCTTGGAGGCGATGCGCCACGCGGGGGTGGCGACGGAGTCGTCACCCAGGTTGGTCAGGTCCGCGGGGTCGGCGTCCGCGCATAGCTCCGGCTCGGCAAAGACGGACAACTCGCCGCGGCGGGAGGCGCCCACGTGCCCGCGGACGAACAGGTGATCGCCCAGGTCGACATCAGTCTTGAACGCAGCGAGACTCGAGTGGCCCTCGCCCGGCAGGGACTTAGCCGACAGCATCGCCTGAAGAGTCGCGCCGGCACCGTCCTGCAGGGTGACGAAGCACAGCCGACCGGTGTTACGCAGGAAGACCACGCGCCCGGCGACCCCCACGACGTCCTCGGTCTCCTCGCCGGCCTGGAGGTGGCCGTAGCGCTCGCGCACGGCGGCGATCGTGGTGGTCAGCGGCACGGAAACCGGGTACGGCTCCCAGCCCTCTTCGCGCAGGCGCTCGCGCTTGTCGGACCTGATCCGGAACTGGTCGCCCGACGACGGGGCGGCCTGCCTGGGCTCGGGCCGGGATGCGCTCGGCTCGGCGGCCCGCGGCGCGGAAGTCTGCTGGTTGTCGAGGGCTTCACTCACGCGCGCGAGTCTAACCGCTCAGCCCGAGCGCCCCACACCCGGCGACCACCGGCTTCACCGGTGTCGGCCACCGTGGCTGCGACCGCCCCGTTCCGCCTGGTTGGCATGACCGTGTTGGCCAGGACGGTCACTCGCCCAAGCTGTTGTCCCGTCCCACATCTGGGCCGAGGCCCGGCGAACTCGCACATACTTTCATCCACAGGTTACGACTGCTCTCCGCCGCTGTTGGAGAGTTATCCACAGGCAGGCGCTTGGGGCTACACGACTCGGCGGGCACGAGGTCATCATTCGTTCATGGACATCAAGCTCGAGCTCCTGCTGGAACGCGTCGCGACCCTGAACGGCGCGGCGTACGACGATGAGGTCGTCCGCGGTGCGCAGGACAAGCGCGCCGTCGAGGCCGCCCTCGCGGCCGAGCTGCTCTACCGCCCCGCACCGAGATTCCTCGCGATCCCAGGAACAGATCCACGCATCGTCAAGTGCAGGCAGTTTCGAGCGCACCTGACCTGCGCGAGCGCCGCCGAGGTACTCGGCTACCCCATGTGGGGCAAGCCCGAATCGCTGCACCTGGCGGTGCCCAGTAATCGCGGAGTCAGATCGAGCCCGCACCGTGACTTGAGCGACGTAGTCGTGCATCGGAAAACACAACTCACACCGATGACTGTGGACGGCTTCCCCCTGGTGGTTCCGGCCGAGGTCGTAGCCTGCTGCCTGAAATGCCTTGATGAGCTCGACGCCATATGCGTTGCGGATGCTGCACTCCACCGCGGCGACACCACGAAAGCGGAAGTCGCGGAGCTTCTGACCGGGCGTTACAGCGCCAAGGCCAAACAACGGTTGGAACGCGCAGAACCTGCTACGCGGTCCCCTCTGGAGACTCGTACCAGGCTCGCACTACGTGACATCAACCTGTCGGTGGACACCGGGGTGATCGTCGAGGGGATAGGGGAGGTTGACATGCTGGTTGAGGGATGGCTGATCGTAGAGACGGACGGCTGGGAGTTCCACTCGTCGAACGAGCAGTTCGCGCTTGATCGCCATCGCGACCAGGCTGCGCTCGCCGCCGGCTACGTGCCCGTGCGCTTGACCGGACAGGATGTTGCGGCCGGAGAGGAGCGTATTCGCCGCATAGTCGCGCAGGCGATCCTGGGTGCCGCACGCTCAGTTCGCGTTGCCCTTCCCCAAAACCCCGGAATAATGCGGAATCTTTGTCGGGCTGCGGGGGCGCGCTAAGCCTCCAGCGTGCGCCGAGGATGTCGGCGCACGCTGGAGCTACATCAACCAACCGCCCCGATTTTCGGGCAACCATCACTTTTCCCTGGAATCTAGCCATATTTGGGTATATCGCACGCCGGAGTCTTCATCCCTAAGCGTGCGCCGCCCCTACTCCCAACGTGCGCGAACCGTCAGCGGTGGCGCTCAACAGGAGATCCGGCTCCGTATGGTCCGCTAGTGCCGTCGGGAAACGAGGACACGGCATCGGCTCGACTTGCCCAACAGTTAGCAATGCGCAGTTCAGTCACGCACCGCAGCCAGGGGCAGACCAGAGGACCGCAAGCCCTGGAGGCGGGCTACGTCGGAGTCCGCGGGAATCTGTCCGGGCTCGGTGCCGCGCTCGACAATCTGGTTGTTCTCATCAACGAACACCACGTGCGGCAGATAGTTGCGGGCCTCGTCATCACTCAGCTGGGAGTAGCCGATGAGAATCACGATGTCGCCGGGACTGACCAGGTGAGCGGCGGCACCGTTGATGCAGATCTCCCCCGCGCCGCGCTCGCCGGGGATGACGTACGTGGAAAGGCGGCTGCCGTTGGTGCAGTCGCAGATGTCCACCCGCTCGCCGGGCAGCAGGTCCGCCGCGTCCAGCAAATCCGCGTCCACGGTGATCGAGCCGACGTAGTCCAGGTCGGCCTGCGTCACTGTGGCGCGGTGAATCTTGGACGTCATCATCGTCCTAGTGCGACTACTCATCGCTCACAAGCGTAGACGCACCAGACTGGCCCAACGCAGTGTCGTGACAGAGAAGACAGCGTGAGGAGGACAACGGTCCCTGGACAGTAAGGAGCGGGCCGCCACGCCACTTCAACCGACCTCGGCACGTAACTACTACCGACCTCGACGGTCATATCAACCGACCTCGGTGGCGCGAGCGAGCCAGCGGTCCAGGCGCTCGCGCCGGCGGCGCCGCAGCGCCCGCTCGGAGATGACGCGTTCAATGCTGGCGGCATCGTTCAGGTCCAGGTTGCTCAAGGAACGGCCGATCTCCGCATCCACCATGTCCAGATGCAGCGCGGCCAGGCCGCGCCGCCGCGCGAAGGGCCCCTGCACCAGCCGCAGCGACTGGATGCGCTCGTAGGGGATCACGCTGACGCGCCGCCGCCACCGACCAAGCCGCAGCACCACGCAGGTGTCGGTCAGTGCGACCGCCTCGCGTCGCCACGCCAAAGGTGAGAACAGACGTCCGCGCGGACTGATGCGAATGAAGCCGCGTCCTGCGGCGCCGGAATCCAAGTCCACATCGCCCACCCCGTCATGATCGCTCCCGGTAAGAGCCACCTCCAGAAATGCATCCGGATCGGCGACGCCCAAGTCGGGCACCACCAGCCACAGTGCCCGCAGGGCGGTCTCGCGCCGCCCCACGGGCAGCAGCACATTTGCCCCGGTGTCCTCTACCCCGGAGGACTTGACCTCGGCGGCGCTGCGCCCGGCAACGCTTACCTCCACTCGCCACCAGTCGGGCCCACGCCACAGCGGCCCCTGTTCGATCTGCACGCCATGCACCCGGCCAGGAGGGAGTGTGGAGGAGGTCTCCGCAGTCAGCCCGAAGCGCGTTCGAATCCCCGCAGGCGTGGCCGCGGCGCGGAAGCGCCACCCCTTGTCGAAGCGGCTCCATGCGTAAGCCCCCAGACCGAGCGGTATGGTCAGCATGGGCAGCACGCTGAAGAACACCGCCAGCGCCCTGGTGTCCTGAAAAGCCTCGATTCTCAGCCACACGGCTACCAGCACCAGGAAGCCGACCAGCACCGCGGCGGTCGCCAGGGTCACTCCGGAGCGGAGCATGGAGCCGATCAGGATGCGGGAGTCCACCTCATACAGGTAGTGCTCGGCGGCGGACAGCCGCTCCTTCGGGATCGGCTGCGCGGCCACGGCGTCCTCGAATCCGCGGGGCACCGACCGGCCCGCCGCGGCTCCCGCGAGTTGGTCCCCGCCAGAGCTGGGCGCTTCCCTGGGTGCGCGTCCCAGCTCCCCGGGGGCATGCATCCCGCGCCCCGCGGAAACCGGTCCCGCCGCCCCGTCGGAGTCAACGAGGCGACTGCGCGGCCCCGCATCCCCATACGGTTCGCCGACTTCGCCAAGCCGCTCCAGACCCGGGCCCGTGCTCGCACTCTGCTCCACTGCCTGACCCTCGCCGTGCAGCTGGGCTCCGGCCGCCAGCGACAGGATCCGATCACGCAGCTCCTCCAACTCGCGCGTCCGCAGGAATCCGATCAGTACGTGCGAATCGCCACCGCCGGCCACTTCCACCTTCAGCCGCCCCAGCCCGAAGATACGGCCGAGCAGCGGGTGGATGATGTCGACGGACTGGATGCGCGGCAGCCGCGCGGTGCGCAGTTTCCGATTGAGGACGCCCGTGCGCAGGTAGACGGCGTCATGGTCGACGGCGTATGCGCGCATCCGCCAGGAGAGCCACAGACCGAGGCCAATGACCGCCAGGACGCCGACCATTCCCAGCCCAACGCTCAGGATCAGGTTGGACGGCAGGTCGCCCCGGTAGCTTTGAACAGCCGAATACGCCTCCAGGATCAACTCGATGTTCTGCCACAGCAGGAAGGCCAGCACCGCCCCGACGATCTTCCAGCCCTCCAGCAGCGGGGTGATGGGGTGCACCCGAGACCACTGCGCGTCCGGCGGCAGAGAGATGCCCCGTTCCTGGGCGTTCTGGCGCCGGGCATCGGGCAGGGAGGTGCCGCGGGGCCGGGCTCCTCCCCGACGCCGTCCGCCACCGCGGAGCGGAGCAGCGTCGCTATGTGACTGAGCGGATTCGTTCTGCGGCAGGCCGGAGGCGTTCTGCGGCAGGCCGGAGGCGCCGGAGGCAGCTGGAAACACGTTCACAGTCCCGCCATCCTCTGCTCGCCGCGTTCGGACAGCACGCGCCGCAGGCTCTCCGCCTCGGCGACGGGCAACCCGTTGATGGTCGCGTCGGTGGAGGCCGACGCCGTGTGCAGTTTGACCTCCGCAATACCGAGGTGGCGGGCCAGCGGCCCCTGAGAGGTATCCACGAACTGCATACGCCCATAAGGGATCACGCTGATGTGGCGGAACATGATGCCCTTGCGCCACAGGAGGTGCTCGTCAGCCATGGCGTACCCCATGGCCCGCACCTGTCGGGGAATCAGCCAGGCCTCCCACACCGTAAGTACAACGGCAAGTACGGCCCCGATGTGGAACCAGGGGCTTACCCAGACTCCGGCAACCAGGAAACCGATCAGGAGTACCGCGTTGAGAATCAGGTTCAGCACCAGGCGGGCGGTGCTCAGGCGTGCGGAGACCGGGCGGAAGCGGATGCCTGCAGGCGTGAAGGGATCGGCTGCTGTAGGCGCGGAGTCTGGGGAGGAAGGGGAGGAAGGGTACATGCTGCTCCTGACGCGATGTGTCGTGTCGGACCGAGACCGAGCATCGCAACCATGCGCGAGCACCCGCATCCTCCCACGGTAGGACCCACTTCCGCCCCGGCTCCTGCCAGGGTGCCACCCGGCCCCTGGGTGGCGCCGTTCAGGCCTGCTACCGGCGACTCCGAATGCCTCATGCCGCCGGACTCCTGGGTGGCGCCGTTCAGACTTGCTGCCGGCGACTCCGAATGCCTCGTGCCGTCCGGGTCCCCGGGTGGTGCCGCCCGCCCGGGCCCGACGGCACCCGGCGCCCGCCCTGGCCCGCGGCGGGCCGGCGGACTCACCCCAGCTCGACGAGCGTGTTGTCGATCAGGCGGGTGGTGCCGACGCGTGCGGCGAGCGCCAGCAGGCCGTGGGCGTGCTGGCCGGGCGTGTTCTCCGACTGCCCGGTGCCCGCCCGGCCCGATTCCTGCTGGTTCTGGGGCTCCAGGCCGAGTCCCGCCCCGGCCAGGTCAGTGAAGGAGTCGGGGTCGACGACGGCGACGTAGTCGACCTCCACGCCGGCCTCGGCCTCGAGCACCTCCTGGGCGGCGGCACGGATGGCGGCCGGGCTCGCACCGTCCCGGGCGGCCGCGCGCCCCGCCTCCAGCGCACGCGACAGCGCGAGCGCGCGCTCGCGTTCGACGTCGGACAGGTAGGCGTTGCGTGAGCTCATGGCCAGGCCGTCGGCTTCGCGGCGGATGTCGACGGGGACGATCTCAACGGGGACCGCCAGGTCGCGCACCATGGCCTTCACGACGGCGAGCTGCTGGGCGTCCTTGCGGCCGAACATGGCCCAGCGCGGCGCGGTCAAGTGCATCAGGGACAGCACCACCTGGCACACCCCGGCGAAGTGGGTGGGGCGGGTGCGGCCCTCCAGGACGGTTGCCAACGGACCGGGGTCGATGCGCACCTGCGGCTCGCCGTCGGGGTACATGACCTCGGGGGTGGGGGCGAATACCACCAGGCGCCCCACCGAAAGTGCCCCGTCAGCCCCCGTCAGGACGGCGGCCAGGCCGTCCAGGTCGGCCTCCAGGGTGCGGGGGTAGGCGTCCAGGTCCTCACCGGGCGCGAACTGGAGCGGGTTGACGAAGATCGTGACGACGACGGTGCCGCCCGCCCCTACGCGGCGGGCCGCCTCGCGCACGAGGTCGAAGTGGCCCTCGTGTAGGGCACCCATGGTCATGACGACGGCGCGCGGGGCGCTGTCCCCGGCCAGGGTTGCGGCGAGCTCCTCCCGGGTCCGGGCGAGAACGGTGTTGGCGGCGTGGGAGGACGTGTCCGGGGTGGTCGAGACGGTCATGACCCAACGCTAGATGATCCGGTTCCTGCCTGCGCCGCCTGATCCTGAGGCGCAACGCTAGCCGGCGGGCTCAGCGGGCGCTTGTGGCGGTTCCGGCGGCTCGTCCAGGGCCTCACGCAGCGCATGCGCCTGTTGCGCACCCAGTGCGCCGGTCTCTTCTCGGCGCGTCACGGTGGCCTGGGCAAGCGCCCGGTAGGTTGCGACGACGTCGTCCAGTCGCTGCCCGTTGGCGTCGCGCAGCTTGGTCAAGGCCGCCAGGTGGGTACGGACCGTGCCGGCGTCGCCACGCGCGACCGGCCCCGTCAGGCCTGCCTCGCCCTCTCTCAGGGCGCGATCCAGGGCGGTGGACAGCAGCGGGGCGAGGGTGGCGGCGCCATCTTCCACGCCGGCGGCCGAGAGGATGCGCACCGCCTGGTTCACCAGCGTCACCAGGTGGTTGGCGCCGTGCGCGAGGGCGGCGTGGTAGGCGGGCCGGGAGTCCTCCGGCAGGACGAATGGCTCCCCGCCCAGTTCTACTGCGAGCGCCTGCCCGATCGGCAGTACGGCGGCGGGGGCGGTGACGGCCATGGGGCAGCCGACCAGGCGTGCAACGTCGGTGGAGAAGCCACCGAAGGTCATGGCCGGGTGGATGGCGAGTGGGATGGCGCCGCAGCGGCGAGCCGGCTCGAGCACGCCTACGCCGTATGCGCCGGAGGTGTGCACCACCAGTTGTCCAGGCTGCCAGCGCTTCAGGTCGGCCAGGCCCTGGACGAGGTCTGCCAGGGCGTCGTCGGGGACGGCCAGGAGTACCAGCTCAGCACGTTCGACAATGTTCGCTACGTCCAGCAGGGGGACGCCGGGAAGAAGCAGCTCGGCGCGCTCGCGCGAGGCCTCGGAGACGGCGTGCACGCCGATGATCTGGTGGTCCACCGCGCGTAGGGCGGAGCCGAGCACCGCGCCGACCCGGCCGGCGCTGATGATGCCGACTCCGAGCCGGCCGGGCCGACCCGGGCGGGGCAGAGGGGTCGCTGATGATTCGGGGCCGGGGGCGGCGTCGGGGGCAGGCCGGGAGTCGTGGGCATGAGGCGATGCTCTCACGGCACGCGAGTGTGCCCCGAGTGCCGTCGTGCGGGTCCTGTTCGCCGGTCTGCCCCTCCCGGCGACTGCTCAAGCTGTGCTGCCATGCGGGGAGGACCCGGAGTGCAGGTCGTCGTCATCATCCTCACCGATCGCGCACCAGTGCTCAACCAGCAGGCCGATGCCGGTCCACACCACGCAGGCCGCCAGGCAGGCGCCGGCCGAACGCGCCAGGGACGTCATTGCCGGCGAGTCCAGGTGGAGTAGTGCGACGGCGAGACCTCCGGCGTATACGCCACCGATGACGGCGCCGACCCGCGCGGATGCCTGCGCGGCGGCCGCCGTGGTGGCGGCCCCCGTTGGGGTCATCCAGGTGGGTTCGTGCTCGCGCAGGCGCCGCACCGCCAAGCCCGCGATCAGCACGATCGCTGCGATGGCGATGGCGACCGCCGCCCCCCAGGGCGTCAAGGAGACGACCCAGCCGAGGTGGCGCAGCATGAGATCCGATGCCGCCCAGGCGAGCACACCGGGACCGATAAAGCACGCGAGGACCGTCGTCCAGCGCGTGCGGCGCATCATATGCCCTGGCCGTTGCGGCCGATGACGTCGTTCCAATTGGGCGGAGCGGCCCAGGCGCGCTCATCGTCGTCACCATTGCCGCCTATCGCGCCGCCCAGGAAGCTCGGTGCGGCGGGGGCTGCTGGTGCAGCGGGAGCGGCGGGCTCCCCGGGCGTG is from Actinomyces sp. 432 and encodes:
- a CDS encoding PH domain-containing protein, whose product is MNVFPAASGASGLPQNASGLPQNESAQSHSDAAPLRGGGRRRGGARPRGTSLPDARRQNAQERGISLPPDAQWSRVHPITPLLEGWKIVGAVLAFLLWQNIELILEAYSAVQSYRGDLPSNLILSVGLGMVGVLAVIGLGLWLSWRMRAYAVDHDAVYLRTGVLNRKLRTARLPRIQSVDIIHPLLGRIFGLGRLKVEVAGGGDSHVLIGFLRTRELEELRDRILSLAAGAQLHGEGQAVEQSASTGPGLERLGEVGEPYGDAGPRSRLVDSDGAAGPVSAGRGMHAPGELGRAPREAPSSGGDQLAGAAAGRSVPRGFEDAVAAQPIPKERLSAAEHYLYEVDSRILIGSMLRSGVTLATAAVLVGFLVLVAVWLRIEAFQDTRALAVFFSVLPMLTIPLGLGAYAWSRFDKGWRFRAAATPAGIRTRFGLTAETSSTLPPGRVHGVQIEQGPLWRGPDWWRVEVSVAGRSAAEVKSSGVEDTGANVLLPVGRRETALRALWLVVPDLGVADPDAFLEVALTGSDHDGVGDVDLDSGAAGRGFIRISPRGRLFSPLAWRREAVALTDTCVVLRLGRWRRRVSVIPYERIQSLRLVQGPFARRRGLAALHLDMVDAEIGRSLSNLDLNDAASIERVISERALRRRRRERLDRWLARATEVG
- a CDS encoding HAD family hydrolase, with product MTGTVIVFDIDGTLMGHRAAADDALDNFLRLMGIDPTPSLHHAWIRAEQEHFTAWRDGNISFTEQRHLRMAELLTALGMTVDGEAQLDQLFTYYLAEYERAWRAYPDALPCLEELRNRGFKLAVLSNGEYRQQDLKLERIGVRKFFSCVLTSDSLGAAKPHREALDRAAEVLNASSAELTYIGDDVEIDVLGARAAGWRAFHLDRSDISRIQGCIKSLSELPALLER
- the panD gene encoding aspartate 1-decarboxylase encodes the protein MSSRTRTMMTSKIHRATVTQADLDYVGSITVDADLLDAADLLPGERVDICDCTNGSRLSTYVIPGERGAGEICINGAAAHLVSPGDIVILIGYSQLSDDEARNYLPHVVFVDENNQIVERGTEPGQIPADSDVARLQGLRSSGLPLAAVRD
- a CDS encoding DUF3180 family protein translates to MRRTRWTTVLACFIGPGVLAWAASDLMLRHLGWVVSLTPWGAAVAIAIAAIVLIAGLAVRRLREHEPTWMTPTGAATTAAAAQASARVGAVIGGVYAGGLAVALLHLDSPAMTSLARSAGACLAACVVWTGIGLLVEHWCAIGEDDDDDLHSGSSPHGSTA
- a CDS encoding Rossmann-like and DUF2520 domain-containing protein, which translates into the protein MPRPGRPGRLGVGIISAGRVGAVLGSALRAVDHQIIGVHAVSEASRERAELLLPGVPLLDVANIVERAELVLLAVPDDALADLVQGLADLKRWQPGQLVVHTSGAYGVGVLEPARRCGAIPLAIHPAMTFGGFSTDVARLVGCPMAVTAPAAVLPIGQALAVELGGEPFVLPEDSRPAYHAALAHGANHLVTLVNQAVRILSAAGVEDGAATLAPLLSTALDRALREGEAGLTGPVARGDAGTVRTHLAALTKLRDANGQRLDDVVATYRALAQATVTRREETGALGAQQAHALREALDEPPEPPQAPAEPAG
- a CDS encoding PH domain-containing protein, translated to MYPSSPSSPDSAPTAADPFTPAGIRFRPVSARLSTARLVLNLILNAVLLIGFLVAGVWVSPWFHIGAVLAVVLTVWEAWLIPRQVRAMGYAMADEHLLWRKGIMFRHISVIPYGRMQFVDTSQGPLARHLGIAEVKLHTASASTDATINGLPVAEAESLRRVLSERGEQRMAGL
- the panC gene encoding pantoate--beta-alanine ligase; translated protein: MTVSTTPDTSSHAANTVLARTREELAATLAGDSAPRAVVMTMGALHEGHFDLVREAARRVGAGGTVVVTIFVNPLQFAPGEDLDAYPRTLEADLDGLAAVLTGADGALSVGRLVVFAPTPEVMYPDGEPQVRIDPGPLATVLEGRTRPTHFAGVCQVVLSLMHLTAPRWAMFGRKDAQQLAVVKAMVRDLAVPVEIVPVDIRREADGLAMSSRNAYLSDVERERALALSRALEAGRAAARDGASPAAIRAAAQEVLEAEAGVEVDYVAVVDPDSFTDLAGAGLGLEPQNQQESGRAGTGQSENTPGQHAHGLLALAARVGTTRLIDNTLVELG